The Pseudonocardia sp. HH130630-07 DNA window GCGGTCGCCGACCTGCGCCTCGCCGACCCGCTGGATCGCGGCGAGCCCCGCACGTGCGCCCGCGCCGAGATCGGCGACCGGGTCGTCGCCGGCGTCGAGCGCCCGGGCGATCTCGGTGAACAGCAGCCCGAGCAGCGGGCCGCTGGTGCCGCCCACCTCGTCGAGGAAGACGGTGCCGAGCGCCTCGAACGGGGCGTCACCCGCGCCCAGCCGGGCGAGCGCGGCCCGCAGGCCACCCCGCAGGTTGTCACCGAAGTCGCCGTCGCCGCTGTGCTGGTCGAGCGCGGTGAGTGCTCCGTGGCCGTCCTCGACGGCCCGTGCGTAGGTGCGGAGCACCGCTTCCTGGTCGAAGGTCACCGGAACGCCTCCTGCGGGACGGTCGAGAACGCGGGTGTGTGGGCCGGGGCGTCCCACCAGGGGATCCATCCGGGATCGGCACGGGTCAGGGTGAGCGAGAAGCCGGTCATGTCCAGCGCCGGCACCAGGGTCCCGACGAGCTGCCCGGCGACACCGAGGCCGTGCCGGTCGAGCCCGGCGGTGAGCAGCTCGTGCAGGCCGTAGAGCTCCATCTGGGTGGTACCGCCGAGCCCGTTGACGACGGTGATCACCTCGCCGCCGGTGCCGGGGAGCGCGGCGACGAGCTCGTCGAGCATCCGGTCGACGAGCTCCTCGGTGCCCGGCCGGTCGATCGACCGCTGCGCCCGCTCGCCGTGGATGCCCACGCCGTACTCCAGCTCGCCGTCGCCGAGCTCGAACGCCGGCCGGCCGGTGTGCATCGACGTCTGCGCCCGGGAGGCGACGGCCAGGCTCCGGGAGGCCCCGGCGACGTCGGTGCCGAGCCGGGCCAGCTCCTCCAGCCCGAGCCCGGCGTCCGCCGCGCCGCCGAGGATCTTCTCCACGACGACCGTGGCACCGGTGCCGCGCCGTCCGGTCGCGGTGTCGGCCGAGTCGGTCGCGAGGTCGTCGTCGACGAGCACCCGTCGGACCTCGATGCCCTCCATCCGCAGCCGCTCCGCGGCGATCCCGAAGTTGATCCGGTCACCGGTGTAGTTCTTGACGACGTGCAGCACACCCTCCGGGCCGGCCACCGCGCGTGAGGCGGCGAGCACCTGCACGTTGTGCGGCGAGGCGAACACCTTGCCCGGCGCCGCGGCGTCGAGCATCCCGCGCCCCAGGAAACCGGCGTGCAGCGGTTCGTGCCCGGAGCCGCCGCCGGAGACGATCCCGACCCGGCGCTGCGGGCTCCGGTGCCGCGCGAGCAGATGGGCCGGTGACTCGACGGGTTCGACGAGATCGGCGTGCGCGTGGGCGAACCCGCGCAGCGCCGGTGGTACCGGGTCCCCGGTGCGCGGATGGAAGGGCAGGCTCATCGGATCCTCTCCCGGGTCGACGGGCCGCGGCGCCGGTGCCGCGGCCCGGACGGAGTAGACGACGAACCGGGTCCGGGTGTCCACAGTGGGTCGCCGGGCGTATCGCCCGGCCCGGTCAGGAGCCGCCGAACGGCCGATCGCCGGACTCCGGGACGAGCACCGGCGTGTCGGCGTTCAGCAGCTCCCCGCGGAAGAACGCGCGCAACCGGATCGCGCAGGCCAGCATCAGCGGCACCCCGAGGACGATCATCCCGACGCCGATCACGAACACCCCGCCGACCGGGCCGAAGCTGGTCTCGCCGTACTCCGGGTCGATCATGTCGACGGCACTCTGCACGAACGCCCAGACCATCACGGCGCCGCCGAGGAACGGCAGCACCCCGCGCAGCAGCAGGTGCCGGACCGAGCCGAGCAGGGTGCGCCGGAACCACCACACGCAGGCGAACGCGGTGATGCCGTAGTAGAAGGCGACGGCGAGCCCGAGCGAGGCGATCGTGTCCTGCAGCGCGTCGTCGCTCACCAGGCCGAGCACGAGATAGAACGCGATCGCGGAGATCCCCATGACCAGGGTCGCGAAGTCCGGCGTGCGGTTGCGCGGGTGGGTGCGGCCGAACCGCGGTGGCACGGCACCGTAGACGGCCATGGCCAGCGCGCCCCGGGCGGTCGGCAGGATCGTCGTCTGGGTGGACGCGGCGGCCGAGACGGCGATGGTGAGCAGCAGCACCGTCGTCAGCACCGGTCCGCCGATCGGTGCGCCCAGCACGGTCAGGACGTCCTCGGCGTTGGCCGGGTTGGCCAGGCCGATCCCGGCGGTGCCGAGACCGGCGTAGGACTGCACGGCGACGGCCACCAGCAGGTAGACGGCGAGCAGGATCGCGGTCGCGAGCAGCGCGGCCCGGCCGGGGGTGGAGTCGGCGTCCCGGGTCTCCTCGCCGACGGCGAGGCAGGCGTCCCAGCCCCAGTAGATGAAGATGCAGAGGATGACGGCCTCGGCCAGCGCCGAGCCGTCCAGCCCGACCGGGTTGAACCAGTCCCAGCTCGGCGGCACCGCCTGTGGGCCGGCGTCACCGGTCGCCACCAGTACCAGCGCGCCGATCGCCAGGAGGCCGAGCACCGCGATCTGCAGCACGATCAGGACGTTCTGGAAGCGCTCGGACAACACGATCCCCCGGTGGCTCACCCAGGTCATCACCGCGATGAAGGCCACCCCGATCCCGATCTTGACCAGCGGGTCCTCAGCCAGGCCGGGCTGTCCCAGCGCCCGCAGGGTGTAGATCGCGGAGATCTCGGCGACGTTGGCCAGCACGATCACCGCCGACACCGCGATGCCCCAGCCGCCCATCCAGCCGACCCACGGCCCGAACGCCTTCGTGCCCCAGGTGAACGTGGTCCCGCAGTCGGGGAGATCGCGGTTCAGCTCCCGGTAGGCGAGCGCGACGAACAGCATCGGCACGAAGGCCACGAGGAACATCGCGGGCGCCTTGTCCTGCACGGCGAGCACGACGTAGCCCAGGGTCGCGGCGAGGCTGTAGGCCGGTGCCGTGGCGCCGAGCCCGATCGCCGTGTTGCCCCACAGCCCGATCGCTCCGGTGCGCAGTCCCTTGCCCGGGGTCCCGGCGAGGTCGGTGCCCGCCGGCCCTGCAGCGGTCAACCGGTGGTCCCGGCGGGGGTGTCGACGGCGGTGCACATCTCGGTCATCGGGCGATGGTAGGCAGTCCGGCCGGGTCGCGGAGACCGTGTGTGACCCGGCAGGCACGATCCGGCGCCGGAGCGCGGCCGCCGGGTTCAGCCCAGCGGTGCCGCGGCCCGGTCCAGCGCGGTGGTGTACCAGGTCAGGAACGCCTCGACCGAGGACTCGACGACGGGGGAGAGCGGGCCCGGCCGGTACCCGCGCGAGGCGATCCCGGCGTAGTTCTGCTCGCAGAGCTCCCAGTCCTGCTCCGAGGTCGCCCGCCAGACCGCGGTCAGCGCGTCGACGTCCACCGGGCCGGCGTCGGAGCGCACCAGGAAGCAGACCTCCACGTCGGTGGTCCCGGTGTCGACCGGGGTGAGCCGGGTGGTGACCGCGTAGTCGCAGTTCGCGTGCGCCCAGAAGTCCGGCAGCCCGATGACGCGCAGGCTCCCGGCGTCGGCCTCGCCCAGCTCACCGAGCAGTGGCGCGACCGGCCGGCCGTCGAGCGACTCGGTCACGAAACCGTCCCGCAGCGGCAGCCGGGCGACCCGGAACCAGGCCCCGCCTGGGAAACTGACGTCCTCGGCGGGCAGGCCGCGGTGCGCCCACCGGTCCCTGGCCCGGTGCAGCGCCGCGTCGAAGCGCGGGTCGGTCCGCACGTCGCCGTTCACCCCGACCTCGAAGTTGGACAGGGTGAACTCCGGGTGGCTGCCCCGGCAGTGGTAGCACTCGCGGTTGTTCTCCACGAGCGTCTTCCAGTTCGCGGCGACCCGGTAGCGCAGCCGGGTCTCGACCCGGGCGTCGTCGAGCCGGTGCGGGGCGAGCTGCGGCGCCAGCGCGGCGGCGAGCCGGTCGACGTCCGGCGGGTCGGGCGCCAGGCTGACGAACACCAGGCCGGCGATCTCGCGGACGGCCACCGGGGCGAGCCCGTGGTCGCCGGTCGCGAAGCCGGGACCCATCAGCCGGGCCGAGCGCAGCCGGCCGTCGACGTCGTAGACCCACTGGTGGTAGGGGCAGACGAAGGCGCGCACGCAGCCGCGGTCGGCCGTGGTGAGCCGGGAACCGCGGTGGGCGCACACGTCGTGGTGGGCGTGCAGCGCATCGTCCGTCCCACGGACGACGATCACCCGGTCCCGGCCGATCTCACGGGTCAGGTACTCGCCGGGGCCGGCCAGCTCGCAGCTGTGCCCGGCGAACAGCCATCCGGTGGCCCAGACGTGCTCGAGGTCGGCGGCGAACACCGCCGGGTCGGTGTAGGCGGCCTGGGGCAGCGAGCGGCCGGGGCTGCGCAGCGGGGAGGCCGGCTCAGACATGGAACGACCTCGGGAACGCCGGGTCGGTCAGCGCGGCCCGGTCGACGGCGAACTCCCCGATCGGGTACCGGCTGGTGCCGGTGGTGGCCAGCTCGGCCAGGATCCGCCCGAGCAGCGAGGCGAACTTGAACGCGTGCCCGGCCCCGACCGCGACGCTCACCCGCGGGGCCCCCGGCACCGTGCCGAGCACGAAGTCCTGGTCCGGCGGCACCGTGTAGAGGCAGGTCCTGGTGTAGAGCTCCGGACCGCCCATCCCGGGCACGTGCTCGGCGAGGAACGCCTCCTGGCGCTTGCGGCGCACCGGATCCGGCTCGTAGGTCCGGGTGTCGGCGGTGACCTCGTGCCCACCCATGTGCTGGCCGAGCTTGGTCGCGACCTCGCCGTAGACCGGGAAGCCGTAGAAGTTGTCCGCGCCGTGCCACATGAAGACGGGGAAGCGCTCCGGCGAGAAGTCGATGAGGTTCGGCGTCGCGTAGTACGTCACCTGCTCCTGGGTGACGGTGAGCGGCAGCGGTGCGAGGACCCCGTCGAGCACCTCGTTGGTGCGGGCGTCCGCCGCCACGACGACGTGCTCGGCCCGGTAGACCTCGTCGTCGGTGACGACCTCGACGTGCCGCCCGGCGTCGTGCAGCGCACGGACCGGGGTGTGGTCGAGTACCTGCGCCCCGTGCCCGCGGGCCAGCGCGACGTGCGTGGCCGTGGCCCGGCGGGCATCGACGATGCCGGACCGGCGTTGGTACACCGCGCGCTCGCCGCCGCCCAGCCGGAACTGTGGCCAGCGGGCGGTGAGCGCGGCCGCATCGAGCTCCTCCAGCTCGGTCCCGTGCCGGGCCCCGACCGCGAGGTAGCCGTCGATGTCCCGGCCCGCGGTGCTGAGGCCGCGCCGGGCCTCGACGTCCTCGATGACCAGGCCGCCGGTCTCGGTGACGAGTCTCTGTCCGGACACGGCCTCGACCTGCCGCCAGGCCTCGTAGGCGGCCGGGGCCAGCGCGGCGTACCGGTCCTGGTGCTGGGCGAGCCGGATGATCCGGCTGTGGTCCTGGCTCGCGCCGTGCTCGTGGCCCAGGGCGTGCTGTTCCAGCCCGAGCACGGAGGAGTACGGGGCGGCGGCCCGGGACAGCCAGTAGAGGGCGGCCGAGCCGAGCCCGCCGCACCCGACGACGACGAAGTGGTGGTCGGAGTTCACGTCTGCTGCGCTCTCGGTGCGGTCGACGAGGTCGGACCCCACCCTGACCCGGCGGATCCCGCCGCGGGCCGGATCGGCGATCGCAGCCCGCGATGCTGGGATAAGGAGAACCTTATGATGCCGGCATGGACGTCGAGCTGCGCCAGCTCCGGGTGTTCCTCACCGTCGCCTCGGAGCTGCACTTCAGCCGGGCGGCGGCCCGGTTGCACGTCAGCCAGCCGGCGCTGAGCCAGCAGATCCGCACGCTGGAGCGGGCGCTCGGGACGCCGCTGTTCGACCGCAGCAGCCGGTCGACCGACCTCACCCCGGCCGGCCGGGTGCTGCTGGAGGCGGCGCCGCGGGTCCTGTTCGAGGCGGACCGGGCCGCGACCCGGGTCGCGCAGGCGGCCGAGGGCGCGAGCGGCCTGCTGGTGGTGGGCTCGGTGGGCACGGCACTGGCCTCGATCGCCCCACGGATCCTGCGCGCCGTGCGGGCCCGGTTCCCGGACCTGCAGCTGCAGGTGTCCCAGCACGACACCGCCGCGCAGATGACCGCCCTCGCCGAGGAACGGCTCGACGTCGGCCTGGTCCGGGCCGCGGCACCGACGGCCGCGGTCGCGGTCACCGAGCTGGTCGCCGAGCCGTTGCTCGTGGTCCTGCCCGGGGACCATCCGCTGGCGGAGCGCGCGACCGTGGACGCCGCGGCTCTCGCGGACGAGGCGTTCGTGCTGTGGCCGCGGCCGCTCGGCACGGAGTTCTTCGACATCATCACCGGCTACTGCCGTGACCACGGGTTCAGCCCGCGGATCGTGGCCGAGGGCGCCGACATCGAGACCCAGCTGAGCCTGGTCGCCGCGGGGATCGGGGTGTCGCTGCAGCCGTCCTACTACGCCAACCTGCGGCCGCCGGGGGTGGTGTTCCGGCCGCTGTCCGGCACCGTGCCGACGGTGGCCCTGCAGGTGGCGTGGCGGCGCCGGCACCGCTCGCCGGCCGTGCGGCACTTCGTCGAGGCGGCGCTGGTCTGCGCGGACGCCGGGTGACCCGGCCCGGCCGCCGCGCTCACCGCACCGGCTCCGCGGGCTCGTGCCCGGGGAACCGCGCACCGAGCAGCCGCAGCACCGGGGCGGCCTTGACCGCGGTCTCCTCGAACTCGGCCGCCGGGTCCGACAGCGCGATCACGGCGCCGCCCACCCCGTAGCGGAGCCGGCCGCCGCGCAGCACCGCGGTCCGGATGACCACGCTCAGGTCCACCGCACCGGTGAGCGAGACGTACCCGATCGCGCCGGAGTAGACCCCGCGCGGCCCGCCCTCCAGCCGGTCGAGGATCCGCATGGTGCGCTCCTTAGGCGCACCGGTCATCGACCCGGCCGGGAAGGCGGCGCGGATCGCCGCGACCGGGCCGGTGCCCGGCCGCAACCGCGCCCGCACCGTGCTCACCATCTGGTGCACCGTGGCGTAGGACTCGACGTCGAACACCGGATCGGCGACGACGCTGCCGACGACCGCGCAGCGCCCGAGATCGTGCCGGACGAGGTCGACGATCATGAGGTTCTCCGCCCGGTCCTTCTCCGAGCCGGCCAGGTCGGCGCGCAGCAGCTCGTCCTGCGCCGGGGTGGCGCCGCGCGGCCGGGTGCCCTTGATCGGCCGGGCCTCCATCCGACCGTCCGGGGCGATCCGCAGCATCCGCTCCGGTGAGGTGCTGAGCACCGCCGTGTCGCCGAAGTGCAGGAACGCCGCGAACGGCGCCGGG harbors:
- a CDS encoding DAK2 domain-containing protein, coding for MTFDQEAVLRTYARAVEDGHGALTALDQHSGDGDFGDNLRGGLRAALARLGAGDAPFEALGTVFLDEVGGTSGPLLGLLFTEIARALDAGDDPVADLGAGARAGLAAIQRVGEAQVGDRTLVDALAPAVEAAPGGLAAAARAAIDGAQHTATLRARMGRASYVGDRAVGERDPGAVGVAMLFHAAASVAEPDTELPAVL
- a CDS encoding dihydroxyacetone kinase subunit DhaK — its product is MSLPFHPRTGDPVPPALRGFAHAHADLVEPVESPAHLLARHRSPQRRVGIVSGGGSGHEPLHAGFLGRGMLDAAAPGKVFASPHNVQVLAASRAVAGPEGVLHVVKNYTGDRINFGIAAERLRMEGIEVRRVLVDDDLATDSADTATGRRGTGATVVVEKILGGAADAGLGLEELARLGTDVAGASRSLAVASRAQTSMHTGRPAFELGDGELEYGVGIHGERAQRSIDRPGTEELVDRMLDELVAALPGTGGEVITVVNGLGGTTQMELYGLHELLTAGLDRHGLGVAGQLVGTLVPALDMTGFSLTLTRADPGWIPWWDAPAHTPAFSTVPQEAFR
- a CDS encoding APC family permease, coding for MTAAGPAGTDLAGTPGKGLRTGAIGLWGNTAIGLGATAPAYSLAATLGYVVLAVQDKAPAMFLVAFVPMLFVALAYRELNRDLPDCGTTFTWGTKAFGPWVGWMGGWGIAVSAVIVLANVAEISAIYTLRALGQPGLAEDPLVKIGIGVAFIAVMTWVSHRGIVLSERFQNVLIVLQIAVLGLLAIGALVLVATGDAGPQAVPPSWDWFNPVGLDGSALAEAVILCIFIYWGWDACLAVGEETRDADSTPGRAALLATAILLAVYLLVAVAVQSYAGLGTAGIGLANPANAEDVLTVLGAPIGGPVLTTVLLLTIAVSAAASTQTTILPTARGALAMAVYGAVPPRFGRTHPRNRTPDFATLVMGISAIAFYLVLGLVSDDALQDTIASLGLAVAFYYGITAFACVWWFRRTLLGSVRHLLLRGVLPFLGGAVMVWAFVQSAVDMIDPEYGETSFGPVGGVFVIGVGMIVLGVPLMLACAIRLRAFFRGELLNADTPVLVPESGDRPFGGS
- a CDS encoding aromatic ring-hydroxylating oxygenase subunit alpha, with translation MSEPASPLRSPGRSLPQAAYTDPAVFAADLEHVWATGWLFAGHSCELAGPGEYLTREIGRDRVIVVRGTDDALHAHHDVCAHRGSRLTTADRGCVRAFVCPYHQWVYDVDGRLRSARLMGPGFATGDHGLAPVAVREIAGLVFVSLAPDPPDVDRLAAALAPQLAPHRLDDARVETRLRYRVAANWKTLVENNRECYHCRGSHPEFTLSNFEVGVNGDVRTDPRFDAALHRARDRWAHRGLPAEDVSFPGGAWFRVARLPLRDGFVTESLDGRPVAPLLGELGEADAGSLRVIGLPDFWAHANCDYAVTTRLTPVDTGTTDVEVCFLVRSDAGPVDVDALTAVWRATSEQDWELCEQNYAGIASRGYRPGPLSPVVESSVEAFLTWYTTALDRAAAPLG
- the solA gene encoding N-methyl-L-tryptophan oxidase — encoded protein: MGSDLVDRTESAADVNSDHHFVVVGCGGLGSAALYWLSRAAAPYSSVLGLEQHALGHEHGASQDHSRIIRLAQHQDRYAALAPAAYEAWRQVEAVSGQRLVTETGGLVIEDVEARRGLSTAGRDIDGYLAVGARHGTELEELDAAALTARWPQFRLGGGERAVYQRRSGIVDARRATATHVALARGHGAQVLDHTPVRALHDAGRHVEVVTDDEVYRAEHVVVAADARTNEVLDGVLAPLPLTVTQEQVTYYATPNLIDFSPERFPVFMWHGADNFYGFPVYGEVATKLGQHMGGHEVTADTRTYEPDPVRRKRQEAFLAEHVPGMGGPELYTRTCLYTVPPDQDFVLGTVPGAPRVSVAVGAGHAFKFASLLGRILAELATTGTSRYPIGEFAVDRAALTDPAFPRSFHV
- a CDS encoding LysR substrate-binding domain-containing protein; this translates as MDVELRQLRVFLTVASELHFSRAAARLHVSQPALSQQIRTLERALGTPLFDRSSRSTDLTPAGRVLLEAAPRVLFEADRAATRVAQAAEGASGLLVVGSVGTALASIAPRILRAVRARFPDLQLQVSQHDTAAQMTALAEERLDVGLVRAAAPTAAVAVTELVAEPLLVVLPGDHPLAERATVDAAALADEAFVLWPRPLGTEFFDIITGYCRDHGFSPRIVAEGADIETQLSLVAAGIGVSLQPSYYANLRPPGVVFRPLSGTVPTVALQVAWRRRHRSPAVRHFVEAALVCADAG